In a genomic window of Myxococcaceae bacterium JPH2:
- a CDS encoding DUF4388 domain-containing protein — MEPFTGSLSSYRLQMVMPPLFTAEKLEGTLRVERGAVRRQFFIKDGFLVGESSTDPREHLAQVLVHLRILDAPRAAAAFEAAESAGMPYGTFLVQRCFVELPRLLEAMEHKAREALFDCYDWESGEVEFTPGLPLSARAIGLRLPLATLHRDAVSRLREWGVFREIFPRLDVTFRVFREFAVETFSEEEDVLLDLAAGGATLGELLASAREAPLFAARWVLHLYRRGALAPQRPKGPRVGESAEFAELLGLVRAFLSSGKFDHAVALAAQILERGPVPEAHALYREAEIRLTLALSDELFALDGRLVFEPIPRPTPSELTADDLYLYSKLRGSRSIRQALRTAAMGELAASRSVHRLMACGLIHVAPLSGEASRGAPRRTTTEPFGIPLAKSGT, encoded by the coding sequence ATGGAACCATTCACGGGAAGCCTGTCGAGCTACCGGCTGCAGATGGTGATGCCACCGCTGTTCACGGCCGAGAAGCTGGAGGGGACGCTCCGGGTCGAGCGAGGGGCCGTCCGCCGCCAGTTCTTCATCAAGGACGGCTTCCTGGTGGGCGAGAGTTCGACGGATCCACGCGAGCACCTGGCGCAGGTGCTGGTCCACCTGCGAATCCTGGATGCGCCGCGCGCGGCGGCGGCGTTCGAGGCAGCCGAGAGCGCGGGCATGCCCTACGGCACGTTCCTGGTGCAGCGCTGCTTCGTGGAGCTGCCTCGGCTGCTGGAGGCCATGGAGCACAAGGCCCGCGAGGCCCTCTTCGACTGCTACGACTGGGAGTCGGGCGAGGTGGAGTTCACGCCAGGGCTCCCGCTGTCGGCGCGAGCCATCGGGCTGCGCCTGCCGCTGGCCACGCTGCACCGGGACGCCGTCTCACGCCTGCGCGAGTGGGGCGTGTTCCGGGAGATCTTCCCCCGGCTGGACGTGACGTTCCGCGTGTTCCGCGAGTTCGCCGTCGAGACGTTCTCCGAGGAGGAGGACGTGCTGTTGGATCTGGCCGCGGGAGGCGCGACGCTGGGCGAGCTGCTGGCCAGCGCCCGCGAGGCCCCGCTGTTCGCGGCACGCTGGGTCCTGCACTTGTACCGGCGAGGCGCGCTGGCGCCACAGCGTCCCAAGGGGCCGCGCGTGGGTGAGTCCGCCGAGTTCGCCGAGCTGCTTGGACTGGTGCGCGCGTTCCTGTCGTCGGGGAAGTTCGACCACGCCGTGGCGCTCGCCGCGCAGATCCTGGAGCGCGGGCCGGTGCCCGAGGCCCATGCCCTGTATCGCGAGGCGGAGATCCGACTGACGCTGGCCTTGAGCGACGAGCTGTTCGCCTTGGACGGGCGTCTGGTGTTCGAGCCCATCCCTCGCCCGACCCCGTCCGAGCTGACGGCGGATGATCTGTATCTCTACTCCAAGCTGCGAGGCAGCCGGAGCATCCGGCAAGCGCTGCGCACCGCCGCGATGGGCGAGTTGGCGGCATCGCGCTCGGTGCATCGACTCATGGCCTGCGGGCTCATCCACGTCGCACCGCTCTCCGGTGAGGCCAGCCGAGGCGCCCCGCGGCGCACGACGACCGAGCCCTTTGGAATCCCGTTGGCGAAGTCGGGAACATAA
- the scpB gene encoding SMC-Scp complex subunit ScpB, with product MTTGSNGPDDEMPAPGTPGGPGQFSEEEIAAVTGPGPADSDLDEVEAAAIEEDSEDSAPDLQTSFEKMVSKSRGLSGDRVRTVIESVLFVAERPLSVDELYQATGITRELIAEALNQLSGIHRDGISGIVLYEVAGGWQFRTDPHSAEYVRRYLRVKPQRLTRAAVETLAIIAYRQPVTRPELEEIRGVDCGAVLKALMDRKLVKILGKREEVGRPILYGTTREFLEFFALKDLSALPTLREFHELTQEHREIVEKETQPVPVAAGTVEVLADPGFTKRMEKSAAASEAALEELEEAMAAAERTQKVSSSVLDAPPPPETGGTEGPKPE from the coding sequence GTGACTACCGGTAGCAACGGTCCCGACGACGAGATGCCCGCGCCTGGTACCCCCGGAGGCCCGGGGCAGTTCTCCGAGGAGGAGATCGCCGCCGTCACCGGCCCTGGCCCCGCGGACAGCGACCTGGACGAGGTGGAGGCCGCGGCCATCGAAGAGGACTCGGAGGACTCCGCCCCAGACCTCCAGACCTCGTTCGAGAAGATGGTCTCGAAGAGCCGGGGGCTGTCCGGGGATCGCGTCCGGACGGTCATCGAGAGCGTGCTCTTCGTGGCCGAGCGCCCCCTGTCCGTGGACGAGCTGTACCAGGCGACGGGCATCACCCGGGAGCTCATCGCCGAGGCGCTCAACCAGCTCTCCGGCATCCACCGCGACGGCATCAGCGGCATCGTGCTGTACGAGGTGGCAGGCGGGTGGCAGTTCCGGACGGACCCCCACTCGGCCGAGTATGTGCGCCGCTACCTGCGGGTCAAACCGCAGCGGCTCACCCGCGCCGCGGTCGAGACCCTGGCCATCATCGCCTACCGCCAGCCCGTCACTCGCCCCGAGTTGGAGGAAATACGTGGCGTGGATTGCGGCGCCGTGCTGAAGGCCCTCATGGACCGCAAGCTGGTGAAGATCCTCGGCAAGCGCGAGGAAGTGGGGCGGCCCATTTTGTACGGCACGACGCGCGAATTCCTGGAGTTCTTCGCGCTGAAGGACCTGTCGGCGCTCCCGACGCTGCGTGAGTTCCATGAGCTCACGCAGGAGCACCGAGAGATCGTCGAGAAGGAGACGCAGCCGGTTCCGGTGGCTGCGGGTACAGTGGAAGTCCTGGCGGATCCAGGCTTCACGAAGCGGATGGAGAAGAGCGCGGCGGCCAGCGAGGCCGCGCTCGAGGAACTGGAGGAAGCCATGGCCGCAGCGGAGCGGACTCAGAAGGTGAGCTCCAGTGTCCTAGACGCGCCCCCACCGCCCGAGACGGGCGGCACCGAGGGGCCCAAGCCCGAGTGA
- a CDS encoding segregation/condensation protein A has translation MSEGRHAPPPDDFPRDGDGPRTPGDAFRVALPNFEGPLDLLLHLIKEHRVDIFDIPLALITEKYLEYLERMREVNLDIAGEFLVMAATLAHLKSRMLLPRQDAAAVPEGAEALAAVEEAQDPRAELVRRLLEYQKYKDAAEHLSMQDLLGRDVFARSVPVEAVPIPEEEVGLQEFSVLKLIEALDRVLERLTPKVQHEVVLERVSLSEAILRVAEHLRKSEQATFESLFSEQTSRQEVIITFIGILEMVKRRLIKVYQEEPLGPILLMPNGDALERLVPTEVDESDYR, from the coding sequence GTGAGTGAAGGTCGCCACGCGCCGCCGCCCGATGACTTCCCGCGTGACGGGGATGGGCCGCGCACTCCCGGAGATGCCTTCCGGGTCGCGCTGCCCAACTTCGAGGGCCCGCTCGACCTGTTGCTCCACCTGATCAAGGAGCACCGGGTCGACATCTTCGACATCCCCCTGGCGCTCATTACCGAGAAGTATCTCGAGTACTTGGAGCGGATGCGGGAGGTCAATCTGGACATTGCCGGGGAGTTCCTGGTGATGGCGGCCACCCTGGCGCACCTCAAGAGCCGCATGCTCTTGCCGCGTCAGGATGCGGCGGCGGTGCCCGAGGGGGCCGAGGCGCTGGCGGCGGTGGAGGAGGCGCAGGATCCGCGCGCCGAGCTGGTCCGCCGCCTGCTGGAGTATCAGAAGTACAAGGATGCGGCCGAGCACCTGTCCATGCAGGACCTGCTCGGCCGTGACGTCTTCGCCCGGAGCGTCCCGGTGGAGGCGGTGCCCATCCCCGAGGAGGAGGTGGGCCTCCAGGAGTTCTCGGTCCTCAAGCTCATCGAGGCGCTGGACCGGGTGCTCGAGCGGCTGACCCCCAAGGTGCAGCACGAGGTGGTGCTCGAGCGGGTCAGCCTGTCCGAGGCCATCCTCCGGGTGGCGGAGCACCTGCGGAAGAGCGAGCAGGCGACGTTCGAGAGCCTGTTCTCCGAGCAGACCAGCCGGCAGGAGGTGATCATCACCTTCATCGGCATCCTGGAAATGGTGAAACGACGCCTCATCAAGGTGTACCAGGAGGAGCCATTGGGCCCCATCCTGCTGATGCCCAATGGGGATGCCCTGGAGCGGCTGGTCCCCACGGAGGTCGACGAGAGTGACTACCGGTAG
- the xerD gene encoding site-specific tyrosine recombinase XerD has protein sequence MEGLLDAFIAFIRAERGLSGKTVDAYAADLTVYFEDLRSRGVADATRATQEDVLAHLVTLGRRGLGRRSQARHLAALRVFHRFLVAERLAEKDPTEDVDTPRSPRKLPSFLTVEEVELLLSAPDERTATGLRDKAMIEVLYATGLRVSELCGLELNAVQLTAGYLVAKGKGSKERIVPLGRVAIEKVQEYLAASRPALLGKRVADALFVTPRGSGFTRQGFWKLLKRYALKVGIRKPLSPHKLRHSFATHLVERGADLRAVQQMLGHADLATTQIYTHVNSARLRSVYDEFHPRSDAFTPKPPRKRSRAGS, from the coding sequence ATGGAAGGGCTGCTCGATGCGTTCATCGCCTTCATCCGCGCGGAGCGGGGCCTGTCGGGGAAGACGGTGGACGCCTACGCGGCGGACCTCACGGTCTACTTCGAGGACCTGCGCTCGCGCGGCGTCGCCGACGCGACTCGCGCCACGCAGGAGGATGTCCTCGCGCACCTGGTGACGCTGGGCCGACGGGGGCTGGGCCGCAGGAGTCAGGCGCGCCATCTGGCCGCGCTGCGCGTCTTCCATCGCTTCCTCGTCGCCGAGCGGCTGGCCGAGAAGGACCCGACCGAGGACGTGGACACGCCGCGCTCGCCTCGGAAGCTGCCGTCCTTCCTCACCGTGGAGGAGGTGGAGCTGCTCCTGTCCGCCCCCGACGAGCGGACGGCGACCGGGCTGCGGGACAAGGCGATGATCGAGGTCCTCTACGCCACCGGGCTGCGCGTGAGCGAGCTGTGTGGCCTGGAGCTCAATGCGGTCCAGCTCACCGCGGGCTATCTGGTGGCCAAGGGCAAGGGCTCCAAGGAGCGCATCGTGCCCCTGGGCCGCGTGGCCATCGAGAAGGTCCAGGAGTACCTGGCCGCGTCGCGCCCGGCGCTGCTGGGAAAGCGGGTCGCGGACGCGCTGTTCGTCACGCCTCGTGGCAGCGGCTTCACGCGACAGGGGTTCTGGAAGCTGTTGAAGCGCTACGCGCTCAAGGTGGGCATCCGGAAGCCCCTGTCACCGCACAAGCTGCGCCACTCGTTCGCCACCCACCTCGTGGAGCGCGGAGCGGACCTCCGGGCTGTGCAGCAGATGCTCGGCCACGCGGACCTTGCGACCACGCAGATCTACACCCACGTGAACAGCGCTCGGTTGCGCAGCGTGTACGACGAGTTCCACCCGCGCAGCGATGCCTTCACGCCGAAGCCGCCGCGCAAGCGCAGCAGGGCAGGGAGCTGA
- the trpS gene encoding tryptophan--tRNA ligase, whose translation MRILSGVQSSGRLHIGNYYGAIRQFVQLQEEGEAYFFIANLHALNTVRDPKLALDLTREAALAYLSLGLDPKKAVLFRQSDVKEVLELNWILGTVVPHAHLERAHSYKDKVAKGFSPDFGLFAYPVLMAADILLYSTDVVPVGKDQIQHIEFARDWAVKFNTQYVPGYDPADPDGKERGHAPGLLKLPAARVQESTATVPGVDGQKMSKSYGNTIELFGDEKEIKKRIMSIKTDSTAVDAPKPTQDSPLYDLLKLMLPESEFAEVDATWKAGGKGYGDYKKKLLEAYHTVFGPARKRYAELVADPAEVERILQDGANRARHEASRLMTQVRRAVGIP comes from the coding sequence ATGCGGATTCTCTCAGGCGTGCAGTCGTCCGGACGGCTGCATATCGGCAACTACTACGGGGCCATCCGCCAGTTCGTGCAGCTCCAGGAGGAGGGCGAGGCGTACTTCTTCATCGCCAACCTCCACGCGCTCAACACAGTGCGCGATCCCAAGCTCGCGCTGGACCTGACCCGCGAGGCCGCCCTGGCCTACCTGTCCCTGGGGCTGGACCCGAAGAAGGCCGTGCTCTTCCGCCAGAGTGACGTGAAGGAGGTCCTCGAGCTCAACTGGATCCTTGGGACCGTGGTGCCCCATGCGCACCTGGAGCGCGCCCACAGCTACAAGGACAAGGTGGCCAAGGGCTTCAGCCCGGACTTCGGCCTGTTCGCCTATCCGGTCCTCATGGCGGCGGACATCCTGCTCTACAGCACGGACGTGGTGCCGGTGGGCAAGGATCAGATCCAGCACATCGAGTTCGCCCGCGACTGGGCCGTGAAGTTCAATACCCAGTACGTCCCCGGCTACGACCCGGCGGACCCCGATGGCAAGGAGCGCGGACACGCGCCCGGCCTGCTCAAGCTGCCGGCGGCCCGCGTGCAGGAGTCCACCGCCACCGTGCCGGGCGTCGACGGACAGAAGATGTCCAAATCGTACGGCAACACCATCGAGCTGTTCGGGGACGAGAAGGAGATCAAGAAGCGGATCATGTCCATCAAGACGGACTCGACCGCGGTGGACGCGCCCAAGCCCACCCAGGACAGCCCGCTCTACGACTTGCTCAAGCTGATGCTGCCCGAGTCCGAGTTCGCCGAGGTGGACGCCACCTGGAAGGCGGGCGGCAAGGGCTACGGCGACTACAAGAAGAAGCTCCTGGAGGCCTACCACACCGTCTTCGGCCCGGCCCGCAAGCGCTACGCCGAGCTGGTGGCCGACCCCGCCGAGGTCGAGCGCATCCTCCAGGACGGCGCCAACCGCGCCCGCCACGAAGCCAGTCGCCTCATGACGCAGGTGCGACGGGCAGTGGGAATCCCCTGA